From Gemmatimonadaceae bacterium, the proteins below share one genomic window:
- the ccoS gene encoding cbb3-type cytochrome oxidase assembly protein CcoS: MSVLFLLVPLAILLVAVFVGAYVWSARSGQFDDLTTPAMRAVQDDASPSSRQRSSASPEPPAAR, translated from the coding sequence GTGAGCGTGCTGTTCCTCCTCGTGCCGCTGGCCATCCTCTTGGTGGCCGTGTTCGTGGGCGCCTACGTGTGGTCGGCACGCAGCGGGCAGTTCGACGACCTCACCACGCCGGCGATGCGCGCCGTGCAGGACGATGCGTCGCCGTCGTCGAGACAGCGCTCGAGCGCTAGCCCCGAGCCGCCCGCAGCGCGTTGA
- a CDS encoding heavy metal translocating P-type ATPase encodes MTGASAPERPAPLTRAGALSLVPLRAVLPPALTLSALIGGGVFTLGEATRPFAFPLHYGALILLGLPLVWRTLRGMLRGVFAADVVAMLAVVTAVALQQPVAGLVIVLMQTGGELLERYAEGRASDAVRELEAAAPHTAHRLIADSANQTEDVPAESVRIGDRILVRPGEMLPCDGTVLEGSSSLDTSRLTGEPLPERVGPGAPVQSGVVNLQSPLVLSVTAPASQSLYARIVELVRTAQAEKSPIQRLADRWAVWFTPLTLVVCALAYWLSGDPLRVLAVLVVATPCPLILATPVAVIGGINRAARRQVVVRNGSALELLARVDTAVFDKTGTLTIGRPDVDRVETVGGLPDGELLRLAAALEVGSGHLLARSIVAAATTRGIAVPTASDIVEHSGQGVEGKVDGRRVTVGSLPLVQARHPAAADALRAMHDGGAGLKAYVAADDSALGCIRFADRVRPDLAPMFARLSALGLGRTLLLSGDHTENVAPIAEAVGIAEARGDLLPADKVAAVRALEAEGRRVLMVGDGTNDAPALSAATVGVALAAHGGGISAEAAGVVLLADDVTRVADAVDIGQRTVRIARQSIGWGLGLSGAAMVVAALGYIPPTVGALLQEAIDVAVIVNALRAARG; translated from the coding sequence GTGACCGGCGCATCCGCGCCTGAACGCCCCGCGCCCCTCACCAGGGCCGGGGCGTTGTCGTTGGTACCGCTGCGGGCGGTGCTGCCGCCGGCGCTGACGCTGTCCGCGCTCATCGGCGGTGGCGTGTTCACGCTCGGCGAGGCCACGCGGCCCTTCGCGTTCCCGCTGCACTACGGCGCGCTGATCCTGCTCGGCCTGCCGCTCGTCTGGCGCACCCTGCGCGGGATGCTGCGCGGCGTGTTCGCCGCCGATGTGGTCGCGATGCTCGCCGTGGTGACGGCGGTGGCCCTGCAGCAGCCGGTCGCGGGCCTGGTGATCGTGCTGATGCAGACTGGCGGCGAGCTGCTGGAGCGCTACGCCGAGGGCCGGGCGTCGGACGCCGTACGCGAGCTCGAGGCGGCGGCGCCGCACACCGCGCACCGGCTCATCGCCGACAGCGCCAACCAGACCGAAGACGTGCCCGCCGAGTCCGTGCGCATCGGCGATCGTATCCTCGTGCGGCCGGGCGAGATGCTGCCCTGCGACGGCACGGTACTCGAGGGCTCGAGCTCGCTGGACACCTCGCGCCTCACGGGTGAGCCGCTGCCTGAGCGCGTGGGGCCGGGCGCACCCGTACAGTCGGGCGTCGTGAACCTGCAGAGCCCGCTGGTCCTGTCGGTGACGGCACCGGCCTCGCAGTCACTCTATGCGCGCATCGTCGAGTTGGTCCGGACGGCACAGGCGGAGAAGTCGCCCATCCAGCGGCTCGCCGACCGCTGGGCCGTCTGGTTCACGCCACTCACCCTTGTGGTCTGCGCGCTGGCGTACTGGCTCTCCGGCGACCCACTGCGTGTGCTTGCCGTCCTCGTGGTCGCCACGCCCTGCCCGCTCATCCTCGCCACGCCGGTGGCGGTGATCGGCGGCATCAATCGCGCGGCACGGCGGCAGGTCGTCGTGCGCAACGGCTCCGCGCTGGAGCTGCTCGCCCGCGTGGACACGGCCGTGTTCGACAAGACCGGCACCCTGACCATCGGTCGGCCGGACGTGGACCGTGTCGAGACCGTCGGCGGCCTGCCGGACGGCGAGCTACTGCGCCTCGCGGCCGCCCTCGAGGTGGGCAGCGGACACTTGCTTGCCCGCTCCATCGTCGCCGCGGCCACCACGCGCGGGATCGCGGTGCCAACGGCCAGCGACATCGTCGAGCATTCCGGACAGGGCGTCGAGGGCAAGGTGGACGGCCGCCGCGTCACCGTGGGGTCGCTGCCGCTGGTGCAGGCGCGGCATCCCGCGGCCGCTGATGCCCTGCGCGCGATGCACGACGGCGGTGCGGGCCTCAAGGCCTACGTGGCGGCGGACGACAGCGCGCTGGGCTGCATCCGATTCGCCGACCGCGTGCGCCCCGACCTCGCGCCGATGTTCGCGCGGCTCTCGGCGCTCGGCCTGGGACGCACGCTCCTGCTCTCCGGCGACCACACGGAGAACGTGGCGCCGATCGCCGAGGCCGTGGGCATCGCAGAGGCGCGTGGCGACCTGCTGCCCGCCGACAAGGTGGCCGCTGTGCGCGCGCTCGAGGCCGAAGGCCGACGCGTCCTGATGGTCGGCGACGGCACCAACGACGCGCCCGCGCTCTCCGCCGCGACCGTCGGTGTCGCGCTCGCCGCCCACGGTGGCGGCATCTCGGCCGAGGCCGCCGGCGTCGTCCTGCTCGCCGATGATGTCACGCGCGTGGCTGATGCTGTAGACATCGGCCAGCGCACCGTGCGGATCGCGCGGCAAAGCATCGGCTGGGGACTCGGTCTCTCGGGCGCGGCGATGGTCGTGGCGGCGCTGGGCTACATCCCGCCGACGGTGGGCGCGCTGCTGCAGGAAGCGATCGACGTTGCCGTGATCGTCAACGCGCTGCGGGCGGCTCGGGGCTAG
- a CDS encoding amidohydrolase family protein, whose protein sequence is MRVLLAAALLLVSSALEAQRLPTAGSGTVAIRAARIIDGTGAAAIQNGVVVVTDDRIVAVGPASSVRVPTGARRVDLGDVTLLPGFIDMHVHLMGREFDDPGVFDANVSDYPGFIAALGVEHARRTLMAGFTSVRMVGALGFEDVGLRKAIDGGYVPGPRIQTAGHALGITGGHCDENNYRPGLLDGTPETGIADGVDEVVRAVRYQVKYGADVIKTCATAGVLSGGTQGVGASQYTLAELSAMVSTARTLDRKVAAHAHGTEGIKLAVRAGVASIEHGSFLDEEGARLMVAQGTMFVPTLMAGEAVLALADAGQMPPLVAVKARAAGAAMRNAIRIAKAAGVRIALGTDAGVGKHGRNGHEFTLMVEWGGLTPMEAIVAGTSTAAELLGWQDRVGTIAVGKLADLVAVPGDPLRDVTALERASFVMKGGVVFKGEGAVR, encoded by the coding sequence ATGCGCGTCCTCCTCGCCGCCGCCCTGCTGCTGGTCTCCTCCGCACTCGAGGCGCAGCGCCTCCCGACTGCCGGCAGCGGGACGGTGGCCATCCGCGCCGCTCGCATCATCGACGGCACCGGCGCCGCAGCCATCCAGAACGGCGTCGTGGTGGTCACCGACGACCGCATCGTCGCGGTCGGGCCGGCGTCGAGCGTGCGCGTGCCGACCGGCGCCCGGCGCGTGGACCTCGGCGATGTGACGCTGCTGCCCGGCTTCATCGATATGCACGTGCACTTGATGGGTCGCGAGTTCGATGACCCTGGCGTGTTCGACGCGAACGTGAGCGACTACCCGGGCTTCATCGCAGCGCTTGGCGTGGAGCACGCACGGCGCACCTTGATGGCCGGCTTCACCAGCGTACGGATGGTTGGCGCCCTCGGCTTCGAGGACGTCGGACTACGCAAGGCGATCGACGGCGGCTACGTGCCCGGACCGCGTATCCAGACCGCCGGACACGCGCTGGGCATCACCGGCGGACACTGCGACGAGAACAACTATCGGCCGGGACTGCTCGACGGCACGCCGGAAACCGGCATCGCCGATGGCGTGGACGAGGTGGTCCGCGCCGTGCGTTACCAGGTGAAGTATGGCGCCGACGTCATCAAGACCTGCGCCACCGCCGGCGTGCTGAGCGGCGGGACGCAGGGCGTTGGGGCCTCGCAGTACACATTGGCAGAACTGAGCGCGATGGTCTCGACCGCGCGCACGCTGGACCGCAAGGTCGCCGCGCACGCGCACGGCACCGAGGGCATCAAGCTCGCGGTGCGGGCGGGCGTGGCCAGTATCGAGCACGGCTCCTTCCTCGACGAGGAGGGCGCGCGCTTGATGGTCGCGCAGGGCACGATGTTCGTGCCGACGCTGATGGCCGGTGAGGCGGTGTTGGCGCTCGCCGATGCCGGCCAGATGCCGCCGCTGGTGGCTGTGAAGGCGCGCGCCGCCGGCGCCGCGATGCGCAACGCCATCCGCATCGCCAAGGCCGCGGGTGTGCGCATCGCGTTGGGCACCGATGCCGGTGTGGGCAAGCACGGGCGCAACGGGCACGAGTTCACGCTGATGGTGGAATGGGGCGGCCTCACGCCGATGGAAGCCATCGTCGCCGGGACGAGCACGGCCGCCGAGCTGCTGGGCTGGCAGGATCGCGTGGGCACGATCGCCGTTGGCAAGCTCGCCGACCTCGTGGCGGTGCCGGGTGATCCGCTGCGCGATGTCACCGCGCTCGAGCGCGCCAGCTTCGTGATGAAGGGCGGCGTGGTCTTCAAGGGCGAGGGTGCCGTTCGCTGA
- a CDS encoding heavy metal translocating P-type ATPase metal-binding domain-containing protein, with protein MSTTATAEFGALAAADDLRCAHCGLDALPGESRCVDGALYCCAGCETAASILRQSGLDSGFYSLPERRNLRVAASQRSYAEFDHEAFQRVHVRARADGLHEVTLYLEGVHCASCVWLVERVPMIVPGAVRAELDVPRGVAHVEWDPAATTLSAIARTLDRLGYPPHAFRGRGADEARRAEERVMLTRIGVAGAIAANVMTIALALYSGVFGGMAREFETYFRWLSFALVTPAMLWPGRVFFTSAWQALRNGGLHMDVPIAAALAVGYAQGTFNTFRDSGPIYFDAVGTLIFLLLLGRYLQHRAQRSAADSAALLGALTPTTARVVEGDSVRELPTEAVLPGMELEVRAGDTLAADGSVLRGHSSLDLALLTGESRPVSVGEGDRVFAGTVNLSHPLRVRVEEAGITSRLGRLLRDVEDGARERPPVVLLADRLAGWFIAAVLALAVTTAALWWGRDQATAIDNAIAMLVVTCPCALAMATPLTFTVAIGRAAARGILIKGAHALETLDKPGTLFLDKTGTLTTGQMLLEQMDGDEAVRPLVVALERHSRHPVAAAVLAAMDDGAALEAHGVRETLGGGLRGIVAGHEVVVGRPAWVEREVGRSAAARREFAPLNPRLTPVLVAVDGEIVARLAFGDPLRAEAPDAVRALQRRGWQVRLLSGDAPEVVAAVAEALGIAAADAEGGASPERKREAVRAARQHGHVVMVGDGVNDAAAIATATVGIAVRGGAEASMAAADVYLARGGIAALQELVQGARRTTGIIERNVLLALGYNLIGVTLAVMGVIDPLFAAILMPLSSLTVVLGAWQGRTFSRAAA; from the coding sequence ATGAGCACGACGGCCACCGCTGAGTTCGGCGCGCTCGCTGCGGCGGACGACCTCCGTTGCGCGCATTGCGGCCTCGACGCCCTTCCGGGTGAGAGCCGATGCGTGGACGGCGCGCTCTACTGCTGCGCTGGCTGCGAGACCGCCGCGAGTATCCTGCGCCAAAGTGGGCTCGACAGCGGCTTCTACTCCCTGCCGGAGCGCCGCAACCTGCGCGTGGCGGCCAGCCAGCGCAGTTACGCGGAGTTTGACCACGAGGCCTTCCAGCGGGTCCACGTCCGCGCGCGCGCCGACGGCCTACACGAGGTGACGCTCTACCTCGAGGGTGTGCACTGCGCGAGCTGCGTGTGGTTGGTGGAACGCGTGCCGATGATCGTGCCCGGCGCCGTACGCGCCGAACTCGACGTGCCGCGTGGCGTCGCGCACGTGGAGTGGGATCCCGCGGCGACGACGCTCAGTGCGATCGCACGCACGCTGGACCGGCTCGGCTATCCACCGCACGCCTTCCGCGGCCGCGGTGCCGACGAGGCGCGGCGCGCCGAGGAGCGCGTGATGCTCACACGCATCGGCGTGGCGGGCGCGATCGCGGCGAACGTGATGACCATCGCGCTGGCGCTCTACAGCGGTGTGTTCGGCGGGATGGCGCGCGAGTTCGAGACCTATTTCCGTTGGCTCAGCTTCGCCTTGGTCACGCCGGCGATGCTCTGGCCGGGCCGCGTGTTCTTCACGAGTGCCTGGCAGGCGCTGCGCAACGGCGGACTGCACATGGACGTGCCGATCGCCGCCGCGTTGGCGGTGGGCTACGCGCAGGGCACGTTCAACACATTCCGGGATTCCGGGCCGATCTACTTCGACGCCGTCGGCACGTTGATCTTCCTGCTGCTGCTCGGGCGATACTTGCAGCACCGCGCGCAACGCTCCGCCGCCGATTCCGCGGCGCTGCTCGGCGCGCTGACGCCGACCACGGCACGCGTCGTCGAGGGCGACAGCGTGCGGGAGCTGCCCACCGAGGCCGTGCTGCCGGGGATGGAGCTGGAGGTGCGCGCCGGCGATACGCTCGCCGCTGACGGCAGCGTGCTGCGCGGCCACTCGTCGCTGGACCTCGCGTTGCTCACGGGCGAGTCGCGTCCCGTGAGCGTCGGTGAGGGCGACCGCGTGTTTGCCGGCACGGTCAACCTCTCGCACCCGTTGCGCGTGCGCGTGGAGGAGGCGGGCATCACAAGCCGGCTCGGACGCTTGCTGCGCGACGTCGAGGATGGTGCGCGCGAACGGCCGCCCGTGGTGCTGCTCGCGGACCGGCTTGCCGGCTGGTTCATTGCCGCCGTATTGGCGCTGGCCGTGACGACGGCCGCGCTCTGGTGGGGCCGCGACCAGGCCACGGCCATCGATAACGCCATCGCGATGTTGGTCGTGACCTGCCCCTGCGCGCTCGCCATGGCTACGCCGCTGACGTTCACGGTGGCTATCGGCCGTGCGGCGGCTCGCGGCATCCTCATCAAGGGTGCGCACGCGTTGGAGACGCTCGACAAGCCCGGCACGCTATTCCTCGACAAGACGGGCACGCTGACCACGGGGCAGATGCTGCTGGAACAGATGGACGGCGACGAGGCCGTGCGCCCGTTGGTCGTTGCGCTGGAGCGTCACTCACGTCACCCCGTGGCGGCAGCTGTCCTCGCCGCAATGGATGACGGCGCCGCACTCGAGGCGCACGGAGTGCGCGAAACGCTGGGCGGCGGGCTGCGCGGCATCGTGGCTGGGCACGAGGTGGTGGTCGGTCGGCCCGCGTGGGTGGAGCGCGAGGTGGGGCGCAGCGCCGCCGCACGCCGCGAGTTCGCGCCGCTCAATCCGCGGCTGACCCCTGTCCTTGTCGCGGTGGACGGCGAGATCGTGGCGCGACTCGCGTTCGGCGATCCATTGCGCGCGGAGGCACCCGACGCCGTGCGTGCTCTGCAGCGGCGCGGCTGGCAGGTGCGCCTGCTATCCGGTGACGCACCGGAGGTGGTCGCGGCGGTGGCGGAAGCCTTGGGCATCGCGGCCGCGGACGCCGAAGGGGGCGCCAGCCCCGAACGAAAGCGCGAGGCCGTTCGCGCGGCGCGCCAACACGGGCACGTGGTGATGGTCGGCGATGGCGTGAACGACGCGGCGGCAATCGCCACGGCAACGGTGGGCATCGCGGTGCGCGGTGGCGCGGAGGCCTCGATGGCGGCGGCGGATGTGTACTTGGCGCGCGGTGGTATCGCGGCGCTGCAGGAACTGGTGCAGGGCGCGCGTCGCACCACGGGCATCATCGAGCGCAATGTGCTCCTGGCGCTGGGCTACAACCTCATCGGTGTGACGCTGGCGGTGATGGGCGTGATCGACCCATTGTTCGCGGCGATTCTGATGCCGCTGAGCTCCCTGACCGTGGTGCTCGGCGCCTGGCAGGGTCGGACCTTCTCGCGGGCTGCCGCGTGA
- a CDS encoding HEAT repeat domain-containing protein — translation MTDASDLSLAAQFARLVFDVSAQPSALQEHRAAIRALLKAMPRDGLGFSLSSGDALTVNGAPVAESTDDEAEVLRALASRLSAYGLEQFSLGAKSADADLLDLARALATAPTQADPLAFFAARVAAVDARGIPRQLRARPSDTSPAMPAAPATTVAGIASAPVVAAAQATGAAEGPIGDLETPLEDSVDEEEIRESPSAADPRSERLKEALSIPTASNPTIAAALEQLHTAQEVADLAAPLGALIEAADLAFRTGRWHNLLDAVSGIVAIEYLQLERDPSDERRREFGQALRKLASPLVLRQFAILRHQLADAPELKVRVQAVLYRFGTDGAEALIDEWASAPDGTARVHCLVGLRGLRRTHDALFELVRETDHAMVRVAARLLGHLGDVRAEGMLLELQRHPDRAVRRDVVAALEHYKSPTSLDALGVALLDESVLVRARAVHALATRGESALPNLLPLLDSEADAEVLASAVMALARIGTPDCVQALVRVATGESAHARKRSSEYRLQACRALVVIRTPQAMAAVQALRDDRDKDVRAGALRLVAQAARRTTTSMRAVSAP, via the coding sequence ATGACCGACGCATCCGACCTCAGCCTCGCCGCCCAGTTCGCCCGCCTCGTGTTCGACGTGTCGGCGCAGCCGAGCGCGCTGCAGGAGCATCGCGCCGCGATTCGCGCACTCTTGAAGGCAATGCCGCGAGACGGGCTGGGATTCAGCCTCTCCTCGGGTGATGCATTGACCGTGAACGGCGCACCGGTTGCCGAGTCCACCGATGACGAGGCCGAGGTGCTCCGCGCATTGGCCTCGCGCCTCAGTGCGTACGGGCTGGAACAGTTCTCACTTGGCGCCAAGTCCGCTGACGCGGACCTGCTCGATCTCGCGCGGGCCTTGGCGACCGCACCGACGCAGGCGGACCCGCTAGCGTTCTTCGCGGCACGCGTAGCCGCGGTGGACGCCCGAGGGATCCCGCGGCAGTTGCGGGCAAGGCCGTCGGACACTTCGCCAGCGATGCCAGCCGCGCCAGCGACGACTGTCGCGGGCATCGCCAGCGCCCCGGTCGTGGCCGCGGCGCAGGCAACCGGGGCCGCAGAGGGCCCCATAGGTGACTTGGAGACGCCGCTCGAGGACTCGGTGGACGAGGAGGAGATCCGCGAGAGCCCCAGCGCCGCAGATCCGCGCTCGGAGCGCCTCAAGGAGGCGCTGTCCATCCCCACGGCATCGAACCCCACCATTGCCGCCGCGCTGGAGCAACTTCACACTGCCCAGGAGGTCGCGGACCTTGCGGCGCCGCTCGGGGCGCTCATTGAAGCCGCGGACCTCGCCTTCCGCACCGGTCGCTGGCACAACCTACTCGATGCCGTCTCCGGCATCGTTGCCATCGAGTACCTGCAGCTTGAGCGCGACCCCTCGGACGAGCGCCGCCGCGAGTTCGGCCAGGCGCTGCGCAAGCTTGCCTCGCCGTTGGTGCTGCGGCAGTTCGCCATCCTGCGGCACCAATTGGCGGACGCACCGGAGCTCAAGGTCCGCGTGCAGGCGGTGCTCTACCGCTTCGGGACCGATGGGGCGGAGGCCCTGATCGACGAGTGGGCGTCGGCGCCGGACGGCACGGCGCGCGTCCACTGCCTCGTCGGCCTGCGCGGCCTGCGTCGAACGCACGACGCACTGTTCGAACTCGTGCGCGAGACCGATCACGCGATGGTTCGCGTGGCCGCCCGCTTGCTGGGCCATCTGGGTGACGTGCGGGCGGAGGGGATGCTGCTTGAACTGCAGCGGCATCCGGACCGTGCGGTGCGCCGCGATGTGGTTGCGGCCCTCGAGCACTACAAGAGCCCGACCTCGCTGGACGCCCTGGGTGTCGCCCTGCTCGACGAGTCGGTCTTGGTCCGTGCCCGCGCCGTGCACGCGCTCGCCACGCGCGGGGAGTCCGCCTTGCCGAACCTGCTGCCCTTGCTGGACTCGGAAGCCGACGCGGAGGTGCTGGCCAGCGCCGTGATGGCCCTCGCGCGCATCGGGACGCCGGACTGTGTGCAGGCCTTGGTCCGCGTCGCGACCGGCGAGAGCGCCCATGCCCGCAAGCGCTCGTCTGAGTACCGGCTCCAGGCCTGCCGTGCGCTGGTGGTGATCCGCACTCCGCAGGCGATGGCCGCCGTGCAGGCCCTGCGGGACGACCGGGACAAGGACGTACGAGCGGGCGCGCTGCGCCTGGTGGCGCAGGCGGCGCGCCGCACCACGACGTCGATGCGCGCCGTCAGCGCGCCGTAA
- a CDS encoding alpha/beta hydrolase — MPAIPAPTTDGYTSTTPVPLYWCRYSQDSSVGRLVVLHGGPGAHHDYLLPQMLELAKSRDCLLYDQRGGGRSKTDDRTPITWQTHVADLSAVLEEHHDGPLTLVGYSWGAMLAALYAIESAAGRAGPAPARLVLINPAPMSRAWRQEFETEFARRQGGAEVAALREQLAASGLRESDPAAYRQRTFELSVAGYFADPSRARDLTPFRVTGRVQQSVWESMGEFDLIPALRDLRVPALVVHGRQDPIPLASAKAAAEALDAESLWLEDCGHVPYVEQPEELFDAVERFLARTEASTAP; from the coding sequence ATGCCTGCGATTCCTGCACCCACCACCGACGGCTACACGTCGACCACGCCAGTCCCCCTGTACTGGTGCCGGTACTCGCAGGACTCGTCGGTTGGACGGCTCGTGGTGCTGCACGGCGGGCCCGGCGCGCATCACGACTACCTGCTGCCCCAGATGCTTGAGTTGGCCAAGTCACGGGACTGCCTGCTCTACGACCAGCGTGGCGGCGGACGCAGCAAGACTGATGACCGCACGCCGATCACCTGGCAGACGCACGTCGCCGACCTCAGCGCGGTGCTCGAGGAGCATCACGATGGTCCGTTGACCCTCGTGGGCTACTCCTGGGGCGCGATGCTCGCAGCGCTCTATGCGATCGAGTCGGCAGCTGGTCGGGCTGGCCCTGCACCCGCGCGGCTCGTGCTGATCAACCCGGCCCCCATGTCCCGCGCCTGGCGGCAGGAGTTCGAGACGGAGTTCGCCCGACGCCAAGGCGGCGCGGAAGTCGCCGCACTGCGCGAACAACTGGCGGCCAGTGGACTCCGGGAGTCCGACCCGGCCGCGTACCGCCAGCGCACCTTCGAGCTCTCGGTCGCCGGCTACTTCGCCGACCCCAGTCGCGCCCGCGACCTCACGCCGTTCCGCGTCACCGGCCGCGTGCAACAATCCGTATGGGAGTCGATGGGTGAGTTCGACCTCATCCCCGCCCTTCGCGATCTCCGGGTCCCGGCACTGGTCGTGCACGGCCGACAGGACCCGATCCCCCTCGCCTCCGCAAAGGCCGCCGCCGAGGCGCTGGACGCCGAGTCGCTATGGCTGGAGGACTGCGGGCACGTACCGTATGTTGAGCAACCGGAGGAGTTGTTCGACGCCGTCGAACGCTTCCTCGCCCGCACCGAGGCCTCGACCGCTCCCTGA
- the nth gene encoding endonuclease III: protein MRPPRTKAPRGTALKEHAAEVLKRLFALYPDAHCELDYRNPYELAVATILSAQCTDKRVNLVTPDLFGRWPDAAALAAAPREEIETVIQSTGFFRNKAKSLSGFANRVVDEHGGEVPAEMDALVALPGIGRKTANVVLGNAFGRNEGIVVDTHVQRLAKRLGLTKESDPVKVERALIPLIPRDDWTMLSHLMIWHGRRVCDARKPKCGDCALADICPSSTI, encoded by the coding sequence ATGCGTCCGCCGCGGACCAAGGCCCCGCGGGGCACGGCGCTCAAGGAGCACGCGGCCGAAGTCCTGAAGCGGCTATTCGCCCTGTATCCCGACGCCCACTGCGAGCTGGACTACCGCAACCCGTACGAGCTCGCCGTCGCCACCATCCTCTCAGCGCAATGCACGGACAAGCGCGTGAACCTCGTCACGCCGGATCTGTTCGGGCGCTGGCCGGACGCCGCCGCACTCGCCGCGGCGCCGCGCGAGGAGATCGAGACGGTCATCCAGTCGACCGGCTTCTTTCGCAACAAGGCCAAGTCGCTGTCGGGCTTCGCCAATCGTGTCGTCGACGAACACGGCGGCGAGGTGCCGGCGGAGATGGACGCGCTCGTGGCCCTGCCTGGCATCGGCCGAAAGACGGCGAATGTCGTTCTCGGGAACGCCTTCGGCCGCAACGAGGGTATAGTGGTGGACACCCATGTCCAGCGGCTGGCGAAGCGTCTCGGACTGACCAAGGAGTCGGACCCCGTGAAGGTGGAGCGGGCGCTGATCCCGCTCATCCCCCGCGACGACTGGACGATGCTTTCCCATTTGATGATCTGGCACGGACGCCGCGTCTGCGACGCCCGGAAGCCGAAGTGCGGCGACTGCGCGCTCGCCGATATCTGCCCCTCCTCGACCATTTGA
- a CDS encoding histone deacetylase yields the protein MSLHAWSSAQYVIALPEGHRFPIAKYALLRDAVLAEGIVAAAAMHNPERAPLEDVRRVHDAAYIERLLRGTMPAAEQRALGFPWSEGLVERSFRAAGGTLEAATHALTAGIAMNLAGGTHHAFAAHGEGFCVLNDVAIAVRALRARGRIHRAAVVDLDVHQGNGTHAIFADDDETFTFSMHGRRNYPFRKVAGRLDVELEDGTGDGEYLEKLGEALPQVLAVSRPDLVFYLAGADPHEGDTLGRLKLSFDGLMRRDAMVLDACRSVGVPVAIAIAGGYGRDIHDTVRVHVNTARVAKSFLSP from the coding sequence GTGAGCCTCCACGCCTGGTCCAGCGCGCAGTACGTCATCGCGCTGCCCGAGGGGCACCGCTTTCCGATCGCCAAGTACGCCTTGCTCCGCGACGCGGTCCTGGCGGAAGGCATCGTGGCCGCGGCCGCGATGCACAACCCCGAGCGTGCGCCGCTGGAGGACGTGCGGCGCGTGCACGACGCGGCGTACATCGAGCGCCTGCTGCGCGGCACGATGCCCGCTGCCGAACAGCGCGCGCTTGGGTTCCCGTGGTCCGAGGGATTGGTGGAGCGCTCGTTCCGCGCCGCGGGTGGCACGCTGGAAGCCGCGACCCACGCCCTCACCGCAGGCATCGCGATGAACCTCGCCGGCGGGACGCACCACGCCTTCGCCGCGCACGGTGAGGGTTTCTGCGTGCTCAACGACGTGGCAATCGCAGTCCGTGCGCTGCGTGCGCGCGGCCGCATCCATCGGGCCGCCGTCGTGGATCTCGATGTGCACCAGGGCAACGGGACGCACGCGATCTTCGCCGACGACGACGAGACCTTCACGTTCTCGATGCACGGGCGGCGCAATTACCCGTTCCGAAAGGTGGCGGGCCGGCTCGATGTCGAGCTCGAGGACGGCACGGGCGATGGCGAATACCTCGAAAAGCTGGGCGAGGCCCTCCCGCAGGTATTGGCAGTCTCGCGCCCGGACCTTGTGTTCTATCTCGCCGGCGCCGACCCGCACGAAGGCGATACGCTGGGCCGCCTCAAGCTGAGCTTCGACGGTTTGATGCGCCGCGATGCGATGGTGCTCGACGCCTGCCGAAGCGTTGGCGTGCCAGTGGCAATCGCCATTGCCGGTGGCTATGGTCGGGACATCCACGACACGGTGCGCGTGCACGTGAACACAGCCCGTGTCGCCAAGAGCTTCCTCTCGCCCTGA
- a CDS encoding peptidylprolyl isomerase, whose amino-acid sequence MKTATFETNKGTITAELYEKDAPGTVANFEKLANDGFYDNIRFHRVIPEFVVQGGCPNAKIGGTPKGPPGTGGPGWTIKCETAGNPQTHKVGALSMAHAGKDTGGSQFFMVLSEANTRHLNGVHTVFGQVTGGLDVMNQLTQNDHMVKVRVA is encoded by the coding sequence ATGAAGACTGCCACGTTTGAAACCAACAAGGGCACGATCACGGCCGAGCTCTACGAGAAGGACGCGCCGGGGACCGTCGCCAATTTCGAGAAGCTTGCCAACGACGGCTTCTACGACAACATCCGCTTCCACCGCGTGATCCCCGAGTTCGTCGTGCAGGGCGGCTGCCCGAACGCGAAGATCGGCGGCACGCCGAAGGGCCCGCCGGGCACTGGCGGCCCGGGCTGGACCATCAAGTGCGAGACCGCGGGCAACCCGCAGACCCACAAGGTTGGCGCGCTGTCGATGGCGCACGCCGGCAAGGACACGGGCGGCTCCCAGTTCTTCATGGTGCTCAGCGAGGCCAACACGCGGCACCTGAACGGCGTGCACACCGTGTTCGGCCAGGTCACCGGCGGGCTGGACGTGATGAACCAGCTCACGCAGAATGACCACATGGTCAAGGTGCGCGTCGCCTAG